The genomic stretch tcttttccctgtctgtaggctgtcattttgttttgctcacagtttcctttgctttaaagaaacttttcagtttcacaaggtcccatttattaattattgaccTTAGAGTTTCAGGTGTTGGTTTTCTGTTTAAGAAGTtgtttcctaccatttacctgcaatggtaaatggtgggaactggaaaggatcatcctgagtaagctatcccaggagcagaaagacacacacggtatatactccttcatatagacatataatataggataaacctactaaaatctgtacacctaaagaagctaatctagagggaggattctggctaaaatgctcaatccacacccggaaaggcaaagaggatggatatcagaagaagaagaaaacaggaaacaagttaggagcctcccacagagggcctctgaaaggctcttccctgcagactatcaaagatgttgagacttatggccaaactttgggcagaatgcagggaatcttatgaaagaagtgggaaatagtaagatctggagaggacagaaggtccacaaggagagcaacagaaccaaaaaatttgagcacaggggtctttcctgagattcgtactccaaccaagtaccatgcatggtgataacccagaacccctgcacagatgtagcccatggcagttcagtgtccaagtgggtttcatagtaatgggaacagggactgcttctgacatgaaccgattggccttccctttgatcacctccccctgaggggggagcagccttaccaggccacagaggaagacaatgccaccactcttgatgagacctaacagactaggatcagaaggaagaaaaagaagccctcctctaccagtggacttggggatgggcatgtgttggagaagggagaggaaggaagggattgggaagggatgagggagggaactagagggaggatataaagtaaataaagtgtaattaaaaataaaataaaattaaaaaaacaaaagaagttgtcttcctgtgccaacgagtttgaggctcttcctcacttttccttctaacagatttagtgtgtctggttttatattgaggtctttgatccacttggacattagttttgtgcagggtgatagatatgggtccaTGTGCATATttttacatgtggacatccagttagatcaacatcatttgttgaaaatgctatctgttttctattttatagttttgacatctttgtcaaaaatcaggtatctgtagtgtaggtttatttatgggtcttctattcaattccactgatctgccagtctgtttctatgccagtaccatgccgttttttaactgttgctctataatacagtttgaaatcaaggatggagatacttccagaaggtcttttttttgtacaggattgttttagcaattttaggttttttgttttttgatctgtagttgagaatttttctttcaaggtctgaaaaaaattgtgttggcaattagcctggaattgcattgactctgtagattgcttttggcaagatggccatttttattatgttaatcctaccaagccatgaatatgggagatttttccatcttttgatatctttgttgcagagtgatgctaatatttactattgatatatcttctggtaattctgctgttagtcctaaacagctgtataaccaaatcaccacacagagactgggtttatttagttaacctaaaacacaatactgggcagtagttactccatcctaaaccttcaagccctcagagtttcctaacatttagattgcccacattatacttgcttttagtgaaaccttaggtccagtccatctccacgtagttccaagatctctctcctccagctctcctagctctcttctCCTAccttctcttcccactcatttcttgccctctagctcctccacactttcctgtcttctggctcctcccagctcaacattgtatctagttgctttattttgacctgtttacaggatgcttagaataagtatcacaatggaatatccggattgaaaccaaaggtggggggagggggagaaatcagcatctgaatgaacaagggtaaggtgcatacatttcaaaagaacattatacaaacaaagcttcttcaatttttttcttcagagacttgaagtttttatcgtacaaggtctttcacttgcttggttagagttatatcaaggtactttatatgttatttgtggctattgtgaagggcgttgtttccctaatttcttttggcttttatatACAGgacggctactgatttttttgagataattttgtatccagccacttggctgaaggtgtttatcaggtgtaggagttctctggtagaattttttgggtcactcatgtatactatcatatcatctatgaatagtgatactttgacttcttttcagaTTCGAGTCcacttggtctcctttagttgtcttattgctctagctaggacttcaagaactatgtttaagagacatggagagagtgagcagccttgtcttgtacctgatttcagtgcgattgatttaagtttctctccatttagtttgatgttggctatagacttgttgtatatcacctttactatgtttaggtatgtgccttgtattcctgatctctcaaagactttaaatatgaatgggtattggattttatcaaatgctttttcagcatctaaggagatgttcATGTGGGTATTACCTTCTGTATTTTTTATATGATAGATTAttttgatggatttccgtatattgactATCCTAtccctgcataccttggatgaagcctacttggtcatggtagatgatatctttgatgtgttcgtggatttggtttgcaagtatttcattgaatatttttgcatcaatgttcataagagagtttggccagaaattctcttttttttttttttttttttgttgggtttttgtaaggtttaggtatcaaggtgactgtggcttcatagaatgagtttggtaatgttctttctctttctattttgtggattagtttgaagagtattggtattagctcttctttgaaggtctggtataactctgtgctgaaaccatctggccctggggtatttatttatttattcatttatttgtgaatttatttacttgtttatttatttatttatttatttatttatttatttgcatgggTGACTTTTGATGATTACTTCTGTTTCTTTaggggataaaggactatttaaataatttacctgatcttgtttcagctttggcaagtggaattgatcaagaaaattgttatttcatttagatattcaaatttgtggtgtataggcttttgtagtaagacctaatgattgtttgaatttcctctgtgtttgtcattatgtcccccttctcatttctgattttgttgatttggatattgtccctctgccttttagttagttttgctaagggtttgtctatcttgttgatttttctcaaagaaccagctcttggttttgttgattctttgtattgtcttcatttctagcttattgatttcagcctcgAGTTTGATTATtatttctagccctttactcctcttgggtgtgtctgcttcttttttttttcctctagggctttcaggtgctCCATTAAATTGTTTGtgtgagatgtttcgaatttcttttttctttttaatcctttGTGGGGCCTCAGAGAATGTATTATCTCTTcctgtactcaggaggcaggttaTAGAGGAGCCTAACTTCTCAGGGTCACGGAGTTTATTTATACTTATTACAATAGTGATTACATCAGTTTACATTTGCAATTAAAAAATTATCCAATATGTAactattcatgaaaaataaaccGGGACATCCTTGAATGATCATAAAGTTCAGTGATCACAAGTCCTGTACCAAGTAGATAAAGTTTAACTAAACAGGAGTGGCTTGGATCATCCCCCTTGTTTAGCTGTCATCACAGGTACCATACTCTTCAAAGTCTGCAAAGGCTTTATTCTTAGTTTATAATAAACAGAGCTTAACAAGCTGCACTATAATCTATTTTTAACCTTCTCTATTTATAAAACATTATCCTTTGTGTATCAAACTAGTTTCTACAATGTTCCCATTCTGAATTGTTTTTATGCTCTTTAGTAGGTTGCAATGAAGCTTCTAATGATTAACTTAGTTTctaaaattcaaaattcaaaactGACTTTAACATCCCATATTTATCTTCTCTTTTACCAAGCAGGCTGTGCATCTGTCATCACACTGGGCAGAAAGCTGATGCAGGACTGACAATGAGCCTAGTCCagaatatttatttagaaatctcaaaaaaaaaaaaaaaaaaagccaaggccaAAATTCACAAGCAAAACTGTATATATCTCTGATactcttaaaataattttcaggGAAAGTCTAATGACCTagatttgaacctgggatctttggttccaggacagccagggttacacagaaaaacatggGGTGAGGAGCACTTCAACAGTAAAAATCTCACCTAAAAGGTATGTCAAGAGGtttaaagccagtaatgtatatTGAATGGAGTGTACTATGCTGCCCAGAGAACACAGCCTAAACTTACTTAAGAGTAAAGCTTTACAATCACTCCAGATGTGTTACAGACCTACTAGTCCTTGAAATAAGTCTATGCTTAGAATTTGATGATAACTAGTAACTAACTCATGGATTTTAAATGCCAAGAAGTATCCCAAGGACAAGTCACATTTCATACCACTCAACAAGGTTCAAATGAAAGCAATACTCAGCTGCCATGCATAAACTTTAGTTTATTCCCCCTAAAAGACCAACTGCAATTAAATGAGGTAAACAAAagctcattattttattttattgtcttcaTAACCAAATAGCCTTAGAACGGGATCATTTGACCCTTTCTCTTTTTATCACCACCCACTGCTTTCATCTCTTAATGGACAGCATTCTCTTAGATCTGCAGTTGGGCTTAACACACTCAAGTCTCTGCACAATCTTCTTTGTAGTTTTAGCCTTTTCGCAGAAAATAGGCGTAGTCTGCCCACCATAGCCACTCTGTTTCCTGTCATAACAGCGTTTCCCCTGGGCATGCAAAGAATCCTTGCCCTTAATGTACTGTGTCACTTTGTGGGGCTTGTCACATTTCTTGCAGATTGTCCAGTGGGTCTTGGGAACATTCACCATGTTCATGGGAGTGATATTGGatcaaaaaataaatcaaatttctttatgaaggcacttagtgctatgaaatttcctcttgacactgctttcattgtgttccataagttcgGATATTTTGTGCccttgttttcattgaattctaggaagcctttaatttctttcttcatttcttccctgtcctagctgtcattgagtaaagaacccttcagtttccatgtatgtataggatttttgatatttctgttgttgaattccagctttagtccatggtggtctgataggatacaagggattatttcaatcttcttgtatctgttgaggcttactttgtgaccagcTAGCTATAAGGtcttttttggagaaggttctatgaggtgctgtgAAGAaggtctgtagatgtctgttaggtccatttgattcatgacatctgttagtgtcattgtttctttgtttagtttctgttatgttgacctgtcctttgatgagagtggggtgttgaattctcccactattaatgtaaagggatctatgtgtggtttgttaatgtttcttttacagatgtggatgcccttgtatttcgGGGCATAGGTCTTCAGAATTGacatgtcttcttggtggaattttcctttgatgagtatgacatgaccttccccatctcttttgattaattttggttgaaaatatattttattagatattaaaatggctactcctgcttgcttcttgggaccgtttgcttggaaaaccatcttccagctttttaccctcaggtaatatccatccttgtgacttaggtgtgttgcttatatgcaacagattgctgggttttgtttacgtatccattctgttagtctgtgtctttttattggagagttgagtcctttgatgttgagagagattaatgaccagtggcttagagccttttattttgatgttggttgtggtagtgtatttgtgtgcttggctacttttagttttgctgtagtgagcttatttatttcttgtgtttttctgggtgtaCTTAGTGTtcatgggttgtatttttccttttagtatcttctataaGGCAGGATTTGTGGGTAGATACtgtttaaacttgtttttgttgttaaatatcttttttttctccacctatgattattgagaattttgctgggtatagtggtctgagctgatatctgtgttctcctagggtctgcatgatatctatccaggctcttctggcttttgtagtctaggtgagaagtcaggtgtgattctgatgggtttgccattatatgttacttggcctttttcccttgtagcttttagtattttttttctttgttctgtttagttagtgttttgattattatgtggcaggaggattttcttttctggtataatctatgtggtgttctgtaggcctcttgtatgcttataagcatctcttttaaattggagaaattttcttctatgattttgttgaaatattttctgggtcttggagatgggaatcttcatttttttctattaatatcATTCATAAGTTTTGTCTTTTcgtgttgtccttgatttcttgaatggtttgtgtcaggaattttttagatttaatatatCTTTGATATAATCATTGGTTACTTCcgttgtatcttcaacacctaaaattctttcttccatttcttatcaTCTGTTGGATatccttacctctgtagttcctgtttcctttcctaagttctccctctccatgatttcctcattttgtgtttctttaattttttaatttccatcttcagatcttgaaccatttaattgatttccttcacctgtttgtttttatttttctgcttttccttcaattccttcacctctctaaaggccacaaactggttgtatctccctgtatttctttatgatgGCCATAATTTGTTGGACTttatcttcctatatttctttacagattttatttgtttcctctattatcatcTTTAtgagcatagatttaaggtcatcttcttgaatttcacttatgttagggtgtccagggctacttgcctctggataactgtGTTGTGGAGATGAcatatttctttggcttttgttgattgtgctcttatgatggcctctacccatctggctgtctcaggtgttggctgttagtttctggtgcctgctggattCCTGAGGGGTGGTGTCATGGTTGGGGAAATCCCCTTGGaagaagatggttgttcctgaaggaggcctcctcagctttttggatatggTCACCGAATGGCTGGTGCTTCTCACGGAATTGCTACAGTTCTCCTCAGCTGTATGATCTTGTGAGCTAACTAGGCTCCTTGGGACcccaggggctctcctctcatgaGGAGAAATCCAAGAGACAGCTGCTCTGCCACTgcctttcttgctctgaatttagtgagcagctgCTGCTCATATATTGTGCTTGGTGGGTGTAGCCCTCTTGAGGAATCAGGGAACCCTGAGGCTTGTTTGGTTTAGCCAGGGAGACAGTTTGAGCTTTGGAGCAGCGTCTGGGACTGATTCTGTGGGTCCCAGGcatctgtaggtctgaggttggagctctgtgcccagtACCAAAGAGGTAATCAGTGGCCTGTGGCTGGAGGCTAGAGCTCCGGAGCCTTCAGGAACCCAGGAATTTTCCCGGGGATTAGCTGAGAGTCCTGaagttggacctgatgttttcaTGACCGTGGGTTTTCCTCTCTACAGAAggacctagtctgtggtgttgtggggcccacagttcagtctgggatgctGATCAGAGtctgcaggcatgt from Meriones unguiculatus strain TT.TT164.6M chromosome X, Bangor_MerUng_6.1, whole genome shotgun sequence encodes the following:
- the LOC110542109 gene encoding large ribosomal subunit protein eL42-like, coding for MVNVPKTHWTICKKCDKPHKVTQYIKGKDSLHAQGKRCYDRKQSGYGGQTTPIFCEKAKTTKKIVQRLECVKPNCRSKRMLSIKR